From Felis catus isolate Fca126 chromosome B4, F.catus_Fca126_mat1.0, whole genome shotgun sequence:
TATGAGTTGTGACTGGTCCTGAATTATTACAGGCTCTCTTTTCAGCTTTATTCTTTGTTTacctccccatcaccaccactaccTCAGGCAATCTTTCCCCTACTAGACCTAGAGGCCAGTCTAGGGAAGCCCCCTCCAACTGCGTGAGTAGTGGTGGGCCCCTGACACAGCAACCAAGttgtcatatatacatacatacataaatatcataatatattataatattataatatataaatatatatagcgGTGTACAACACATGGTTTTACAGGGACTGCCCCTGATattgaagcaaagaaaaaactgTTACCACAGCTAGTACTTCCCCATCCCCTAAATAGTAGGTAGCCATGATGGAGCAGGCAGCCCTGATGGAGATCTACCATCTCATACCTTTGATACTTTAGACCAGTTCCATAACCATTCTGGGCTttagttttttcatctgcaaagtgTGGGCAGCAATACCACCTATCCCACAGCCTGTTGTGTAAAGCAAACAGGAGAGTGCACCACAAACACATCCTGCCCCTTTTAAGGCATTATGCAGAAGGCATTAGTACcctaactcccccccccccgaccaagACCATTGTTTCATGTCTGATGAATGTTCACAACGGTTATGAATTTTATTTGTGGGAAGTATTTGAGCTTCCCTAGGCTTAAATATTTAGGAACAATTCATCCTGACTTAGAAAGCCAAAAGATTTGTATTTGGAGAAAACATGGACAAATTTTAACTAGGGGTTTTTCAGAGATGAAATCCCAAAGAAACTTTGTTCTCAATCTAATCCttattttggaggaaaaagttgcttcttttaaatgtaaaggtggtccacctttccttctctactgagtttctgttattttttaaagctcctacCCAACCCCTTGACTTCAGCCTGGCATGCGGTTGTGATGTTTGGGGGTGTGCAAATGACCAGGGGCTATGGCTGATTGGACGCTGTCCACTGTGGTTGACAGAGGATGAAGACTAGTGGGCTGGAGAGGAGTGATGACACAGGCCATGTCACAACCCTGGACTGAGGAGTTCTGATTGTTGTTCTTCCTCACCCAACCCCATATTTCTTAATTAACTCTCCCCACAAAACTTGGAACACCTCTTTCTCTCAATCCATCTTATAGTATGCCTCCAATTACCCATCCAGGCACTTAAAATTGAGGCtaaatggggcagagagaaaatggagagagaaatacTAGAGCTGGGTTCACATATAGTCACACCAGCCGGTTTCTAGTCCTACTCTTGGCAATACCTGAAGAAAACAATGTTAGGTTCTTTTTgaactctctcccttctcttgaTATCCTATATGCAATTTCCCTTCTCAGGACCCCTTACTTCCCACCTTCCAGTCTATCCCCTACCAAGGTGTGGGACTTTCTCAGCTGCAAGTTCCCAAATTCCATCTCCCCACACCACCATGTCCTGATGAATGTTTCACTCCACTCTTGAAGCATCCTCCAGGATTCTTGACATCCTGGAGTAACAAAGCTGAGAGACAGAACCTGTCTGTCCCTAtatcttccttttccctttgtctcttgaATGAGAGGtgctttatgtttttgtttttgttttaattcatgaGATAGACAATTCAGAGATGGGAAAGAACTGAGACCTGCAGGGCCTGAGGATAGGGCTTTTGGTTCCCCCAGTCACTTTCCAGCTCTGAAGACTCAGTCATTACTTTCAGAGATTAGTTGCTGTTTTCAGGTGCTTTAAGTCATTCCTGGATACAGGTGGAGTGCACAAGAAGACTTGTTCAGAATGAGCAGGTCCCACCCTTCAGTAGGATTTTTAATTCAAGAACCAAAACATGTGGGGGATAGGATGGGAGGCTGGAGGCTGAAGAATTTGGAATGCTTAAGGATGTTAGGAGGTAGTAAAGGAGGGACTGAGGGGGCAGACACTGGAATATTGAGACTTAGTCAATGGGACTGTAAAAAGGGAGTAGAAATAAGAGAGAACTTAGCTTTAGGAAGAGCTTATGACTTTGAGAGGGTACAGTGTGAGACAGGATGGAGACTGACTTAGAAGGCCAGGCCTATGTCCTAAGACTAAGAATGACACTTCTAGAGGAGcaaagatggcagaacagcatggaagttttttttgtgtgtgtcttgcatccatgaaatacagccagaccaacactaaaccatcctacccacctagaaaactgattggaggattaacacaacaatctgcacaacctgaaccacagaattcaacaggtacatggagaggtgaacttggggagcgagaagccacAGGTTTTTGCGGGCAGAGGAAGGATggtggggggagaatacgggataagcacccctccccaaaagcagctggagggaaagtagaaaattggaaacagccgcaggggctaaattaaaaagggagaaagaagaaaggagaaaggagagggtttaaattgcattaagactgtaaacaaggggaatgcaaagtctgcaactccacagcttgatacctggcagtgctctggtgggaagggcgaatccccaggaacagaatgGGGTCCGGGAGGtcctcgggccacacagggaaagcggttccactgctggaaggacatttggtagagactgttgaaacCACTTGGTCCCatcagaccccagagaatggccacattcgctggtgttggaacaaggtcattaagggtgaagcctggtgccagatgtgtgtagtgatttcccataatccctgaaacgctgcttctacactatctcacaaactttttctgggtgggctggcacctggccacagtctcagggcaccggcagaAGCAGGGcccagcaagtgttcctgggtgcgGCAAaaattcagccattgctcagtgacaccctcctgcagaggggcaaaacaggtcaaagccacagtccttcagaagtaaggggtcaatggggcgcctgggtggcgcagtcggttaagcgtccgacttcagccaggtcacgatcttgcggtccgggagttcgagccccgtgtcgggctctgggctgatggctcagagcctggagcctgtttccgattctgtgtctccctctctctctgcccctcccccgttcatgctctgtctctctctgtcccaaaaaaataaaaaataaaaacgttgaaaaaaaattaaaaaaaaaaaaaagaagtaaggggTCAAGGAAAACAGCCAcctctgagacaaaactcagaagacaggtactgcctggggcttggtcacagacagtaaaaaagcggggagtggacgaaagctgaagacagaggatgggtgctcAATTGCTggttggggagaacagagttctgatactagagactgggtagctggctGATgacattttcaccactcccgcacATGCACATAGGCACTTACTTGCACGAGAACACTCCACCCCACTAGTCTAgaagcgccatctagtggagaacagagcctttacactgagccctgcccaactgggccaacctccctcttcaagaacacaagtctcaccgcctgcttagtttatgaactataaagtgcttcatagtctgacttctatggtaaaaggaagtaatttcagtcctatttcaatctggtagcaggtccatctattccattttctttcttttttttctccttttcacttttctttctcttgaatacagaaagaaaaaattcatttttattttcaatttttattaaaaatatttttctttcaatttttcactatatttttacttttctgtaatttttttcaaattctattttatttccatcattttattttagtctacttcaagtgtgttcaatttttcaaattttcaaacaatttccttttttttccttttttatctcttttgttccttttctttttcttgagtgcagaaagagaaagaaatcatttttatttttaatttttattaaaaatatttttatttatttttttctactactttatttacttttgtgtaatttttttcaaattctactttactcccatcatctcattttagtctacttcagtatattcattttttcaaattctcaaatgatttcattcttttccccttttttttccctctaaccTGTCAAACCACTTCCAACACCTAGAGGAAGAGCCTTTGACTCCAAGAAtgtagcatcatttattcaatttgtgtgtgtgtttgtgtttaaggttttaattttaactttaattttattttttttatttttttattttttttatttttaatttttctacctcattaattccttttctcccttcaaaatcacaaaaataagaaattgaccccaaaagaaagaacatgaagaaatgacggccagggatttaaccaacagagatacaaacaagatgtctgaaccagaatttagaatcatgataataagaatattaacTGGACCccaaaacagattagaatccctttctgcagagataaaagaagtaaaaactagtcataatgaagtaaaaatgctataactgagctgcaatcacagattgatgccacagtggcaaggatggataaggcagaacagagaatccatgatatagaggacaaacttacagagaataatgaagcagaaaaaaatagggagattaaggcaaaaaagcatcatttaagaattagagaaatcagtgactcattaaaaaggaacaacatcagaatcataggggtcccagaagaggaagagacagaaataggggcagaagggttatgtgagccaATCATAGTGGAAacctttcctaacctggggaaagacacagacatcaaaatccaggaagcacagaggacccccattagactcaacaaaaactgacaatcaacaagacatatcatagtcaaattcacaaaatattcaggcaaggagggaatcatgaaagcagcaagggaaaaatgtccctaacctacaagggaagacagatcaggtttgcagcagacctatccacagaaacgtggcaggccagaaaggagtggcaggatatatttttaatgtgatgaatcagaaaggtatgcagccaagaattctttatccagcaaggttgtcaatccaaatagaagaaagataaaaagtttcccagacaaacaaaagctaaaggagtttgtaaccactaaaccagcccttcaaaaaattttaagggggactctctgaggggagaaaagatgaataaataaataaataaataaataccaaaagcatcaAACATTAGAAACgaccagagaccaccaccagaaacttcaactctacaagcatcataatggcaataaattcatatccttcagtactcactctaaacatcaacggactcaatgctgcaataaaaagacgtggggtaacagaatggataagaaaacaagatccatatatatggtgtttacaagagacccactttagacctaaagacaccttcagattgaaaataaggggatggagaaccatctatcatgctaatggtcaacaaaagaaagcctgagtagccatacttatatcagacaatctagactttaaaataaagactgtatcaagagatgaagaagggcattatatcataatcaaggggtctgtccaccaagaagacctaacaattgtaaacatttatgtgtcaAATGTGGtaacacccaaatatgtaaatcaattaatcacaaacataaagaaactcaatgacagtaataccataatagtaggagacttcaacaccccactcacagcaatggacagatcatctaattaaaaagtcaacaaggaaacaatggctttgaatgacacactggaccagatggatttaacagatatattcagaacatttcatcctaaagcagcagaatatacattcttctccagggaacatggaatgttctccagaatagatcatatactgggacacaaatcagccctataAGTACAATACCAATTGTACAAGATcaatatcataccatgcatattttcagaccacaatgctatgaaatttgaaatcaaccacaagaaaaaatttagaaaggtaacaaatacttggagactgaagaacatcctactaaaaatgaatgggctaaccaagaagttaaaaaggaaattaaaaagtatatggaagtcaatgaaaataacaccacaacccaaaacctctaggacacagcaaaggcagtcataagaggaaagttatagcaatccaggcctccctaaagaaggaagaaaggcctcAGATACACAaactaaccttatgccttaaagatctggaaaaataacagcaaataatatccaaaccagcagaagacaggaaatcatAAAGACTAGAGAAGAAACCAATGCTattgaaactgaaaaacaaaacaaaacaaaacaaaacagtagaacatatcaatgaaaaaagaatctggttctttgaaagaattaacaaagttgaaaaaccactagccagtttgaccaaagagaaaaaggaaaggatgaaaataaaatcaagaatgaaacaggacggatcacaaccaacacagcagaaatacaaacaataagagaatattatgagtaattatagGCATATAAATATGCAATctgggaaaaatagacaaattcttagaaacatatacactaccaaaactgaaacaggaataaattgaaaatttgaacagacccataaccagtaaggaaatcgaattggcaatcaaaaatatgccaaaaaacaagagtccagggccagatggctttccaggggaattctaccaaacatttaaaggaagagttaacacctattctcttgaagctgttccaaaaattacaaatggaaggaaaacttccaaactcattctatgaagccagcatgaccttgattccaaaagcagactGAGCCccaataaaaaggagaactacagaccaatttccctgattaacatggatgcaaaaatcctcaacaagatattagccaactggatccaacaatacattaaaaagatattccccacgaccaagtgggatttatacctgggatgcagggtagGTTGAATATcagcaaaacaattaacatgattcatcacatcaataaaagaaaggacaagaggggagcctgggtggctcagtcggttgggcggccgacttcggctcaggtcacggtctcacactccgtgagttcgagctccgcgtcaggctctgtgctgaccgctcagagcctggagcctgtttcagattctgtgtctccctctctctctgaccctcccctgttcatgctctgtctctctctgtctcaaaaataaataaacgttaaaaaaattaaaaaaaaaaagaaaggacaagaaccatatgatcctctcaatagatgtagagaaagcatttgacaaaatacagcatcctttctcaataaaaaccctcaagaaagtaggggtagaagggGCATACCTCGagttcataaaagccatatgtgaatgactcaacgctaatatcatcctcaatggggaaaaaatgagagctttccccctaaggtctggaacaagacagggatgtccactctcaccactgttattcaagatagtattggaagtcttagcctctgtaatcagacaacacaaagaagtaaaaggcacccaaatcagccaggaggaggtcaaacttttactcttcacagatgacatgataatctatATGGGAAAGCCAAAAGATGccaccagaaaactgctagaattgattcacgaattcagcaaagttgcaggatataaaatcaatgcacagaaatctgttgcattcctatacaccaacaatgaagtgacagaaagagaaatcaaggaatcgatcccatttacagtttcaccaaaacccataaaatatctgggaataaatctaaccaaagaggtgaaaaatctatacactaaaaactatagaaagcttatgaaagaaattaaagacacacacacacacacacacacacacacacacacacacacacacacacaaaaggaaaaagattccatgctaaaaatagaactaccctacgacccagcaattgcactactagacatttatccacaggatacaggtatgctctttcaaagggacacatacacccccatgtttatagcagcactatcaacaatagccaaagtatggaaaaagcccaaatgtccatttatggatgaatggatacagatgtggtatatatatatacagtggagtattactcagcaatcaaaaagaatgaaatcttgcaatttgcaactacgtggatggaactggagggtattatgctaagtgaagttagtcagagagggacaaaaatcatatgacttcactcatatgaggactttaagagacaaaacaggtgaacataaagaaagggaaacaaaaataatataaaaacagggaggggacaaaacagaagagactcttaaaaactgagaacaaattgaggtttgatggggggtgggagggaggggatggtgggtgatgggtattgaggagggcacctgttgggatgagcattgggtgttgtatggaaaccaacttgacaataaatttcatatttaaaaaaaagaaatttaaaatgcaaattttaaataatctacaTGAGTAAAaggaacaatatttttttttaggaaaagaagTATGCATATTCTTCCTAAAATACACACAATATAAAAAatgcataccaaaaaaaaaaaaaagatcacattgCTAGTTGGTGGTGGAAGCAAGATCACAACTTAGCTCTCAGTTGTTCACCTTCTGTGCACCAAAAGCAAACAACCGTACAGGAATTTGAAGTCCAAGAATTCAGATATTTCCAAGTAGGAGGACAAACCACAGGGATTTTCAGCATGGGTGGTATGTTCAAAGCCAAAGCATTTTGTGCTCAGAGGAAAGCTCCAGTTCAAATCCACCTGCTCATgttatttcccctctccccaccccaccccccacacacacagagccaaGGCTCAAGCTACACAGATTTTTCAGTGTGCTCTGAACACTGCTTCATTTTCCTGTGATTTTCCTTATGGTGCTCTCACTGCCtatccttccctcctgcccatgTGTGGCAAAATCCTATCTGTCCCTGAGAGAGTCAACTCAAATGCCATTCCTCTACAAATTCTTCTCTGATTTCACCAATCAAATCTCTCTACTGTGCCAACCACAAATTATCTTCCTCCACTCTGAATTCCCAAGACACTTTATTTGTATATTACTTATGACAATACTTTATACTTTGTATTACAGCTATGCTTTACTCCTTgtattagaatataagctccgAAAGGAGAGGGGccatattttatctgttttgggttttttttttttgtcttttatggttttttatttattttttactgatgtATAATTAGCATAAATGTCATTATACCATTCTCAGGTGTagaatataatgattcaacacttccacactttttcaaatgttcattaaGATAAGTATATTCTCTATTCCCTTTAccaatttcacccatccctctacccactcCCCCATTGACAATTACCAGTTTATTCCCTATATTTAAGAACATTGggctatttgttgttgttgttgttgttggctgttgtaaataatgtgcAATAGGGGTGCCTTGGTTGTTCCATAGaataagcatctcactcttgatttcagctcaggtaatgatctcatggttcatgtgatcaagccctacatcaggctgcatgctgacagtgtggagcctgcttggcatcctctctctctccctcttcatctgccctctcctgctcatgcttactctctctctcaaaataaataaagttaaaaataaagtaaacataggggtgcgtatatcttttcaaatttatttaaccaaGAAGCTTTTGCTTCTTGTAAAAGGATGTACAAGGAGACCATCGACAAAACAAAAGGGCAACCTActaactgggagaaaatacttgcaaatgacatatccaataaggggttaatgccccaaatgcagaaaaaaaaaaaacttaaaactaaagaactcaacaccaaaaaaacaaataatccaattaaaaaatggacacaggatatgaatacacattttttcaaagaagacatagagatgggcagcagacacatgaaaagatatccaacattactaatcatcagggaaacataaaTTAACAGAACGATGAGATATCATTTTATGCCTGTAGGAATGgctaaaaaagacaagaaaaacaagtgttggtgaggatatggggGAAAAgtaaccctcatgcactattgtTGGTAATGTCAATTGAtgtagctgctatggaaaacacgatggaagttcctcaaaaaattaaatatagaactaccatatgaacCAGTAATTCTGCTAGTcgatattattttaaataatttcagccAACACCCAACAGGGGCTCAAAcacaccaccctgagatcaagtgtcacatgctctaccaactgagccagccaggaacatAACCACCCATGTTCTCCCAGTACTAAATATTTAACTAAAGAAATGAAGcactttttctagtttcttttaataatgttttgACCCTGTTAGCAGTTACAAACACAAATGCAagtagaataattaaaaaaaaaaggagaaagagcaaaGACACATCCATTCTTTTGTAATAAATACAGAGCTCTATTAGTGTTCCCCCACAAACAATCCACAGGAGGCCTAGCTTTTCATGTGATCAAGAGTACCCTCCGTTATTATGCAGGAGACCTGACTGCATTCAGGTGTAATGATGTCAAACTGAATGTACTGGCACtgttgagttcaagtcctatagTTTTGGCTCTAACTTAGGGTTAAGTGAACAGGCTGTACTGGATCCCATAGGCGAGGTAGACAGCAAACCCAATCAACATCCAGACACTAAATTGGGCCCAGGTGCCACCTGCCATCTGCATCATAAGGTAAACATTCACAAAGATGCTCAGtagtgggaggagaggcagagcagTGACCTTACAGGGAAGGGGACTGGAGCTCTGTGGCTGTTTCCAGATGACCACAGTGATCCCAATGATGAGCACCAGGAGCACCACAACCACTGAAATCCACACTGGGTCTCCAGAAAGCAGAACTGGCCACTGGGCCAGCACCAGGCAAAGAAGAGTGAGCAGCAGAGCAAGCAGTGAGGAGCAAACACGGACAACCCAGCCAGAAAGTGGAGTGGGGTTGGGGCTGCATGGAAAAAGTAGTCCCTGTAGAGTCAGCCTCTCTGCTGCAGGTCCATTCTCCTCCTGCATCTCTGCTTCATTTCCCCAATTCCTCCTCTCAGGCTGGTATCGGCAGATGAGAACACAAATAGCCACCAGGCTATGAGTAAGCAGGATCCCAATTGAACTGAGGTCCAAAAGATCAGTGAGTCCAAAGAAGAAGGCCATGATTGGTGCAATAATACCAAAGATCACATTTGCCATGAGAGGGGTGCATGTACCAGTTTGGACCCTGGCAAGCGCCGGGAATAAGAAGTCATCCTGTGCCATCCTGTATATCATCTGACGTATGGGGACCATGAAGCCCGAGACATTGGCCAAAAGACTACAGAGGAATCCAAAAGCTACAACATAGTAGGCAGGGTCCCAGCCAATATGGAGAAATGCCTCAGGCAATGTGCTTCCACGTTGAAACTGATAGTAAGGCACCATAAGTGTAAGTGCCACAGAGACaccaaaatacaagaaaaagcaTATGAACAGTGAAATCACAATGCTCATGGGGATGGAACGCTGGGGATTCCGGGCTTCTTCGACTTTAGTAACAATATTGTCAAAACCAATAAATGCATAGAAACAGGCAGCTGCTCCACGGAGAATCCCCTTGAAGCCAAAAGGCACAAATCCTCCCGAGCCCATATGGCCCAAGGTGGAGGTATCATTGAGTCCAGCCTTTAAGAAGTCCTTTTCTGTGAGCTTCCAGTTGTGCAGGTCCCCCTTAATGAACCCAGAGATGATGACAAAACCAAGAACCAAAAGTTTCACCAATGTGATCACTTTTGTAACCATGAAAGACTGACTAAATCTCAGAGTCTGCAATTCTATGAGGAAGTATACAAGGCTCACAACAAAGAAGTTTGGATGTTCTACAAGAACACGGGGAACTTGCTGTGTGATGCTCTCATGGAGGGTGTGAGAGTTCTGGTTCCCAAGTAGAATGTCAAAAGCTAAGGTCCCAGCCTGGATCACAATGGCTGTACCAGCAACATAGGAGAGAATAAAGTTCCAGCCAGTGATGAAAGCCCAGAGTTCACCTATAGTGACATGGCTGTAGAGATATGCAGAGCCAGAATGGGGAACCCAGGCAGTAATCTCTGCATAGCACAGCGCAGCCAATATTGAAGATAGTCCAGCCGCCAAAAAACAGATCACAATGGATGGTCCTGCCTGACTGGCAGCCACCTCGCCAACCAGGACATACACACCTATACCCACTGTGCTGCCCACACCCAGGGCCACTAAATTCAGAGTGCTCAGGCTTCTCTGTGGGTCATTCTCAGCCACTGGTTCCTTCAGCGTAGGTCTTCGTACCAGTTTTTGACTGAATCTACGAAGTGCCTGGCGCAGCATGCTGGCTGGAATTGAAGAAGATTCCAGGATCAGAGAGCTGTAGCAAGCTCAGGGAGCAGAGTCTGGGATCAGGTTTGGTAAGTCTGAGTTAAGCCAAGTTGTGTTGGGTTTGCATGTTTCCGTGCTCAGGCTTGAAAGCTGCTA
This genomic window contains:
- the LOC101093946 gene encoding cationic amino acid transporter 3-like translates to MLRQALRRFSQKLVRRPTLKEPVAENDPQRSLSTLNLVALGVGSTVGIGVYVLVGEVAASQAGPSIVICFLAAGLSSILAALCYAEITAWVPHSGSAYLYSHVTIGELWAFITGWNFILSYVAGTAIVIQAGTLAFDILLGNQNSHTLHESITQQVPRVLVEHPNFFVVSLVYFLIELQTLRFSQSFMVTKVITLVKLLVLGFVIISGFIKGDLHNWKLTEKDFLKAGLNDTSTLGHMGSGGFVPFGFKGILRGAAACFYAFIGFDNIVTKVEEARNPQRSIPMSIVISLFICFFLYFGVSVALTLMVPYYQFQRGSTLPEAFLHIGWDPAYYVVAFGFLCSLLANVSGFMVPIRQMIYRMAQDDFLFPALARVQTGTCTPLMANVIFGIIAPIMAFFFGLTDLLDLSSIGILLTHSLVAICVLICRYQPERRNWGNEAEMQEENGPAAERLTLQGLLFPCSPNPTPLSGWVVRVCSSLLALLLTLLCLVLAQWPVLLSGDPVWISVVVVLLVLIIGITVVIWKQPQSSSPLPCKVTALPLLPLLSIFVNVYLMMQMAGGTWAQFSVWMLIGFAVYLAYGIQYSLFT